ATTAGGAGTTGTGGTTTATTTTCAAACCACTGCTATTGTTAATCAGGCAGAAACTATGTACGAGCATCCATTTAAAGTCTCTAAGGCGATTGAGCAGTTGAATGCCGATATTTTGAATATGCAGGTACATCTAAGAGATTTGGTCTTGATTGACACAGTTAATCAGGATGAGTTAAATGAATTATTTGCGCAGAGTGATGCGGATATTCATGTACAATTTGATATTTTACGAGAACTTTATTTGGGCCCGAAGCAAGATGTTGAAGCGGCTTATAATGCTTATATTGATTGGAAAACAAGCACCTTAAAAATTACCGATAATGTGTTTTCCGGAGATCTTGAAACAGCGAAAAAAAGTTTACTACCCGGGGAAATGGTTGCGACATCTCGAGAAACATTGCTCGCAAAGATAGATGTCATTAGAAGTTTTGCCAATAACAAAGCCGATTCATTATATTTAAATACAAACAATTTATATACGACGATAAAATTACAAGTGTCATTGTTTATCTTTTTATGTGTTGCTTTTTCAAGCGGCATAGGTTTTATTTTGATTCGTAATCTTCAGGAACCGATTGATGAATTAACCAGAGCCACCGATGAATTTCATAACGGCAACCAAAATGCCAGAAGTAGATATCGTTATAGTAATGAGTTTGGGATCTTGTCCGAATCGTTTAATGAATTGGCTGGGGATATTCAAAAAAATATGGAATTAAGCGAAAAAAGCGAAAATTTCATCAAGGTAATGGTAGGGGAAGAAGATGTCAGAGAATTTTTCAAAAAAACACTCAACTTACTTTTGATAAATACTGATTCTCAAGTTGGTGCCGTTTATTTGTTGGATTACCAAAATAATCAGTTTGAGTATTTCGAATCCATTGGCCTGGATGAAAACGGCCGAAAGTCATTTGATTATGATACCCTTGAAGGTGAGTTTGGAGCATCCATTGCCAGCGGCAGATATCGACTCATTCGGGATATTCCGGCTGATTCACGTTTTACATTTTATACCGTTTACGGAAAATTTATACCCCGAGAAATCATCAGTATCCCGATTATTTTTGGCGAAAAAGTGATTGCGATGATATCATTAGCGGCGATTAGCAAATATGCCCAAAAATCGATTGATTTTATTGAGGCCACGGTTAATACCATGAGTGCCAGAATTGAAGGGATCTTGGCCTATCGTACGATTAAAGAATTCTCAGAAAAAATGGAAATTCAAAATCGTGAACTGGATGCTCAGAAAAATGAAATGGAAGAACAATCAGTAGAATTGATGCATCAGAACATTGAACTGGAAATGCAGAAAAAAGAATTAAAAGAGGCTAATCAACTCAAGACAAACTTTTTATCAAATATGAGCCATGAGTTACGAACCCCTCTTAATTCGGTGATTGCGCTTTCTGGGATTCTTAATCGACGGCTTCGCAATGCGATTCCAGAGGAGGAATATAGTTATCTGGAAGTGATTGAACGGAATGGAAAAAATCTCCTGGCGTTGATTAATGATATTTTAGATATTTCTCGGATCGAAGCCGGGCGGGAAGAGGTCGACATCACCACCTTTAATGTCAATTTGTTAATCAATGATGTGGTGGAAATGCTGGCGCCGCAAGCAAATCAGAAAGATGTTTTATGTGTGAATACATCTAAAGGTACAAGTGTGTACATTAATAGTGACAGTGATAAATGCCGACATATTCTTGAAAACCTGGCCGGTAACGCGGTTAAATTTACTGAAAAAGGTAAAGTTGAGTTATCGCTTAATCAAGATCAGGAAAATATCGAAATTCGGGTCAAAGATACGGGAATTGGGATCGATAAAAACTATCTACCATTTGTTTTTGAGGAATTTAGACAAGCAGATGGCAGCACTTCGCGGAAATTCGGAGGAACCGGGTTGGGCTTGGCGATTGCCAAAAAATATGCTAATTTGCTAGGCGGAACAATTCGGGTTAAAAGCCAGGTTGGACAAGGGTCCGAGTTCATTCTTTCATTGCCGATCAATTATTCCATTGAAAACCGGGTGCATGAAGAAATACCGGTTAAAAAAGCAGAAACTTTCAAATTTAAGACGGACGAAGGGAGAGGACATTTAGCGAACAAACAATTAATTGAACCTTCAACAAAGACCCTTTTATTGGTTGAAGACAGTGAGCCGGCGGTGATTCAAATCAGAGATTTGCTGGCGGAAAGTGGATACACGATTCGCGTGGCGCGAGATGCCGAAGAAGCTTTTAAAATTATTGAAGAAGTTATTCCCGATGCAATGATTTTAGATTTAATGATGCCAGGAATTGATGGTTTTGAATTGCTCGGCGTTTTAAGAGAGGCGGAAGCAACTGCGGAAATTCCGGTATTAATTCTTACCGCAAAACATATTTCGAAAGATGAGCTAAAATTTTTGACCCGGAATAATATCCATCAACTGATTCAAAAGGGTGATATTAATCGAGAAGATCTTAAACAAGCGGTTGCCTCGATGCTTTATCCGGAAGTTAAAGAAAAAAATATCAAACAATTTGAAGCCGAAACCAATCAACGAAAACCATTGGTGTTGGCAGTTGAAGATAATCCGGATAATATGATTACGGTTAAGGCGTTACTGGAAGATCATTTTTCGGTGTTAGAGGCTGTTGATGGGAACGAAGGAATTGAGATGGCTAAACAATTTGTCCCAGATTTGATACTGATGGATATTGCATTGCCCGGGATAAATGGGATTCAGGCATTCAAGACGATTCGTGCGTTACCGGCCTTACATAAAATACCGGTGATTGCCTTAACCGCCAGTGCCATGACCCAAGACCGTGAAGGCATTTTGGCTCAGGGATTTGATGCATTTATACCCAAACCGATTATCGAACGGGAATTTTTAAAGGTGATACGCGAGGTGCTCTATGACAGATAGAACGTTAAAGTTTTTGGTGATTGATGATAATATGGATAACTTAATTACCTTACGAGCCTTGATTAAAGAAGTTTTTCCGGTATCTGAGGTGTTTACGGCAAGAGCTGGGGTCATCGGGATAGAAATTGCCAAAGAAAAAGATCCAGATGTTATTTTGTTGGATATTGTAATGCCAGGCATGGATGGTTTTGAAGTCTGTCGGCATTTAAAAGCAGATCAAGAAACAAAAGAGATCCCGGTTGTTTTTGTAACTGCGATTAAAGGCGATCGAGAAGATCGGATTATGGCACTGGAATCGGGAGCCGAGGCTTTTTTAGCCAAACCGATTGATGAATCTGAACTTACTGCTCAGATTCGGGCGATGATTAAAATAAAAAATGCCAATCGTCAAAAACGGGACGAAAAAGGTCGATTAGCACAGTTGGTCGAAGAGAAGACCGCGGAATTAAAATTGGCACACCAGAAAACGATTGAACTTTTAGAGAATTTGAAAACAAGCGAAGAAAGAAATCGGCGATTGATTACACAAATGGAGCAAGGCCTGGTACTGCAGGAATTTATTTTCGATGAAAATGAAAAAGAACAGGACTGTCAATTTTTGTATGTCAATAGTAGTTTTGAACGTCTCACGGGTTTAAAAAGTCATGAAATTATCGGAAAAACGTTAACCGAAATTATGCCGGACTCACAACAATTTTTATTGTCGCAATACATTTGTTTGTTAAGAACAAATGAATCGGTCCGTTTTGAAAAATACTTTGAACAATTTGAAAAATATTTTGAAGTAGTCGCTTATTTACCTGAAACACGACAGGTCGCAACAATTATTTCCGACATCACGAAAAGAAAAAAAAATGAAGAAGCGATTTGTTATTTAAGTGACCATGATTATCTGACCGGGGTTTATAATCGACGTTACTATGAAGAAGCATTAACAAAAATTGATGTCGCCGAAAATATGCCGTTAAGTTTAGTGATATCCGATGTGAACGGATTAAAACTGATTAATGAATCATTTGGTCATGCTGTCGGTGATGAACTGCTAAAAAAAGTAGCAGATATTATTGTTAAGGAGTGTCGGGATCAGGATATTGTCGCACGACTTAGCGGCGATGAATTTATTATTTTACTGCCTCGCACCGACGGAGTACAAACGGCTCAATTGGTCAAAAATATGAAAAATAATGCCCTGAAAGAGTCGATTGGAGCGATTGAATTTTCGATTTCATTTGGTTATGAAACAAAAGCGCATGTCAATGAGGATGTTCAAGAGGTATTAAAAAATGCCGAAAATAATATGTATCGACATAAATTGTATGAAAGTGCAAGCATTAAAAATAAAACCATTGATTTGATTATGAATACCCTTTATGAAAAAAGCAGCCGTGAGATGCTTCATTCTCAGCGGGTTAGTGAAATTTGCGAGCAGATAGCAATAAAAATGAATTTTGACCAGGATGATATCAGTCAGGTAAAAACGGCCGGACTCATTCATGATATTGGAAAAATGGGAATTGATGAAAAAATACTCAATAAACCAGGTACATTGGACCAGGATGAATGGAAGAAAATGCAGCGGCACCCAGAGATTGGTTATCGTATTTTAAGCTCATCCAGTGAATTTTCCGAGTTGTCCAGATATGTACTTGAACATCAGGAACGATGGGATGGAACAGGATACCCAAAGATGTTAAAAGGCGAAGAAATTTCGATCCAGGCACGAATCATTGGCGTTGCCGATGCATTTGATGCGATGACCTGTGATCGGGCTTATCGAAAAGGATTAAGTGTGGAAGAAGCCGTTGCAGAAATAAAAAAATGCGCCGGAACGCAGTTCGACCCTGTTATCGCCGATGTTTTTGTTGAAAAAGTTTTGCTTAAAAGTTAAAAAGGATTCAAACGAATCAAAGTGATTAAGCATGATTTTATAAAATAATTCAATTTAAAGGAGTGGTTTATGATGTCAGAAAAAAAAGAGAATGTAATTAACGGAGTAATAAAAAAGCTGAAACAGGGAAATGCGGATTTTGTCAAAAACGAGAAAAATGAAGGTGATATCTCGCAGATGATTCGGACCAAAACGGTTGCAGAGGGGCAAAAACCATATGCCGTGGTAATAACCTGCTCGGATTCAAGAGTCCCACCAGAACATATTTTTTCAGCGGGAATCGGAGAATTATTTGTGATTCGTACGGCCGGAAATGTAATTGGTGATTTTGAATTAGGCAGTATTGAATATGCGGTGGGGCACCTTAATACCGCGGTTGTTCTGGTGATGGGACATAGTCATTGCGGAGCCGTTGCCGCAGCAATTGAGGGTCATGGCGAGGGGTATATCAACGCAATTTTGGAAGAAATACAGCCCGTTATTGTCGGGGAAACAAATGTTGGCAAATGTGAAAATCTCAATATTGAAAACAGTATCAAACGGATTTTACAAAGTGAGATGATTAAGACAATGATTGGTGAAGGTC
This is a stretch of genomic DNA from Acetobacterium woodii DSM 1030. It encodes these proteins:
- a CDS encoding response regulator — protein: MKIKNLRVKSQLSIGFGIILILVLLLGVVVYFQTTAIVNQAETMYEHPFKVSKAIEQLNADILNMQVHLRDLVLIDTVNQDELNELFAQSDADIHVQFDILRELYLGPKQDVEAAYNAYIDWKTSTLKITDNVFSGDLETAKKSLLPGEMVATSRETLLAKIDVIRSFANNKADSLYLNTNNLYTTIKLQVSLFIFLCVAFSSGIGFILIRNLQEPIDELTRATDEFHNGNQNARSRYRYSNEFGILSESFNELAGDIQKNMELSEKSENFIKVMVGEEDVREFFKKTLNLLLINTDSQVGAVYLLDYQNNQFEYFESIGLDENGRKSFDYDTLEGEFGASIASGRYRLIRDIPADSRFTFYTVYGKFIPREIISIPIIFGEKVIAMISLAAISKYAQKSIDFIEATVNTMSARIEGILAYRTIKEFSEKMEIQNRELDAQKNEMEEQSVELMHQNIELEMQKKELKEANQLKTNFLSNMSHELRTPLNSVIALSGILNRRLRNAIPEEEYSYLEVIERNGKNLLALINDILDISRIEAGREEVDITTFNVNLLINDVVEMLAPQANQKDVLCVNTSKGTSVYINSDSDKCRHILENLAGNAVKFTEKGKVELSLNQDQENIEIRVKDTGIGIDKNYLPFVFEEFRQADGSTSRKFGGTGLGLAIAKKYANLLGGTIRVKSQVGQGSEFILSLPINYSIENRVHEEIPVKKAETFKFKTDEGRGHLANKQLIEPSTKTLLLVEDSEPAVIQIRDLLAESGYTIRVARDAEEAFKIIEEVIPDAMILDLMMPGIDGFELLGVLREAEATAEIPVLILTAKHISKDELKFLTRNNIHQLIQKGDINREDLKQAVASMLYPEVKEKNIKQFEAETNQRKPLVLAVEDNPDNMITVKALLEDHFSVLEAVDGNEGIEMAKQFVPDLILMDIALPGINGIQAFKTIRALPALHKIPVIALTASAMTQDREGILAQGFDAFIPKPIIEREFLKVIREVLYDR
- a CDS encoding HD domain-containing protein, which codes for MTDRTLKFLVIDDNMDNLITLRALIKEVFPVSEVFTARAGVIGIEIAKEKDPDVILLDIVMPGMDGFEVCRHLKADQETKEIPVVFVTAIKGDREDRIMALESGAEAFLAKPIDESELTAQIRAMIKIKNANRQKRDEKGRLAQLVEEKTAELKLAHQKTIELLENLKTSEERNRRLITQMEQGLVLQEFIFDENEKEQDCQFLYVNSSFERLTGLKSHEIIGKTLTEIMPDSQQFLLSQYICLLRTNESVRFEKYFEQFEKYFEVVAYLPETRQVATIISDITKRKKNEEAICYLSDHDYLTGVYNRRYYEEALTKIDVAENMPLSLVISDVNGLKLINESFGHAVGDELLKKVADIIVKECRDQDIVARLSGDEFIILLPRTDGVQTAQLVKNMKNNALKESIGAIEFSISFGYETKAHVNEDVQEVLKNAENNMYRHKLYESASIKNKTIDLIMNTLYEKSSREMLHSQRVSEICEQIAIKMNFDQDDISQVKTAGLIHDIGKMGIDEKILNKPGTLDQDEWKKMQRHPEIGYRILSSSSEFSELSRYVLEHQERWDGTGYPKMLKGEEISIQARIIGVADAFDAMTCDRAYRKGLSVEEAVAEIKKCAGTQFDPVIADVFVEKVLLKS
- a CDS encoding carbonic anhydrase, yielding MMSEKKENVINGVIKKLKQGNADFVKNEKNEGDISQMIRTKTVAEGQKPYAVVITCSDSRVPPEHIFSAGIGELFVIRTAGNVIGDFELGSIEYAVGHLNTAVVLVMGHSHCGAVAAAIEGHGEGYINAILEEIQPVIVGETNVGKCENLNIENSIKRILQSEMIKTMIGEGQVKVLGCKYDLGSGQVEFFEN